The nucleotide sequence aacgaaCACACAAAATGTTttatatatgtaacaaaaaaaaaaactaacacacaaaatcctctctttaattcaattatttttaatcaatttgatATCTCATCAGCAAACACACTTACATATCatccatcaacaaaaaaatctttaagtttataaagagagttaaaaaacttaaatcctttttttttaaggctaaAAACTCATCATATCAATTGATATATGAtaaaactttttaaatgatgttatgtaaaatttagaaaatttatattagaaattttaatatctatttgattattttaataaattaaaaatttaatttattaatagaCAAATTATCCCATTTTTACAATTAAAGAAAGTAGAAACCATGATTCACTTTTAAGAAagagaaagtaataaataaaataaggaaaacGTCGACCGGTGTTCTCAGGGCAATagttaaggaaacaaatataGTAATCTTACATTGAAACTTGtacattcaactttttaaaagtataaaaaatgattttttcaacttaaaattttctttttttgtttccttaaccattgtcctGAAGGCACTGGTTAGCAtaatccataaaataaaataaaataaaataagggaaTTGTCCTATCCTCTTCCTCTATCAACTCAACCATATATACCCCTCTCCTCTCACTCTCTTCCACACTTCTCTATCATCAAAGTCTCTTCCTTTCTCCGTTCTTTGTCTTCTCTAACAACTTCCATTCTTGTTTGAGTGTGTTGTTTCATAAGGGTAATCCAAATGGCAAAGGATGTTGAAGTTGCTGAACGTGGCTCTTTCTCTAACAAAGACTACCATGACCCTCCACCAGCACCACTCATTGATGCTGAAGAACTCACAAAATGGTCCTTTTATAGGGCTCTTATTGCTGAGTTCATTGCAACTTTACTTTTCCTTTACGTTACTGTTTTGACTGTGATTGGTTACAGTATTCAAACTGATGTTAAAGCTGGTGGTGATGCTTGTGGTGGTGTTGGAATTCTTGGTATTGCTTGGGCTTTTGGTGGCATGATCTTTGTCCTTGTTTACTGCACTGCTGGAATTTcaggtttctttttcttcactCCTTTCTCTTCAGATCTCCTTGTTCCTTTTGAGTCCTTAGTATCACTGAAACTCACAATATTGGTATAAAAGTGTCCGACCTAACAATATCGGTATTGTCAGTTGAGTTAGGGCTTAcgggcttttttttttttttgttcttgcaAATATgatgaatgagaaaaaaatgtttaacttgaaagagtttttttgtttattttataaaggGTTACTATTATTTGAAGGTGTGATTTATAAAGTATGAAAATTTATGGGTTTGAAATGAATCTATTGTAGGTGGTCACATTAACCCAGCAGTGACATTTGGGCTATTTTTGGCTCGTAAGGTGTCTTTGATCAGAGCAATTATGTACATGGTGGCTCAGTGTTTAGGAGCTATTGCTGGAGTTGGGTTGGTTAAGGCTTTTCAAAGTGCTTACTTTGATAGATATGGTGGTGGTGCTAATTTTCTCCATGATGGTTACAGTACTGGTGTTGGATTAGGTGCTGAGATTGTTGGTACCTTTGTTTTGGTTTACACCGTTTTCTCTGCCACTGATCCTAAGAGAAGTGCTAGAGATTCACATGTGCCggtatgttttcattttttttattttttatttttattttgcctttTCTTGTTGTCATGTTTTCAAAGTGCATGTATGAATAATAATGTATGAACTGTGTAGAATattcaatataatataatataacatgTGATTTAGTTGCCTGAGGTATGTTCAAAATACTGATTAAAGGGAATGTATATGTGACTAAATGTGGAaggagaaataaaatatttacaaattgCTAGTGGCTATGACATGAATTTTCCTAAATTAGCAAGTTTGAtctacttttcttttaaaatactTTTGTTGATATTGCAATCTCCTAGTTTTTGGCATGttttaaagaatcattttttttaatgagtttaaagAATCAATTTaaacaagaaataaattaaagctcaattattaattacaaaatcaaataatctaTTGATATGCTATATATACACacctacaaaaaaaataatctattgagattccttaaattatttattttctaaagtGGGAAATATCCCTAGAGgaaccaaatattttttttaatgtaatactaataattaattttgaagaTAATGATCTTAAATTGGTAGTAGTATATATGTTTATATTAACAACTTAGCTCAgtccaccaccaaaaaaaaaacaagtttgaaCTGGTTTGTTTTTTGGTGCGGTTCTGCTTTGGTTGTTTTTtaagatataaaataattagtttTCAAGACAATGATCTCAAATTGCTTCTgagcaaagaaaataaaatagtgcgTTTCATTTCAATAGTAGTAATTACCAAATATAATAAGGGTAATGTTCAATGTTCATGAATTTTTACCTACTTTTTTGCTTGGCTTCTTTAGTCAACATCTTGGATAGTAAGTTTTCCAAAATATAAATGCCATCATTAATTTCTCAGTGCTTACTTGCATCTTTTGGGTTCACCTAAACATGCTAGGGTGGTAAAGCTATCTTTTTCCTTTCCTTCACCATAATTTCCcaatgaaatgatgttgttaatgacaCACAACAGCAGCGTGCCTTTGTGGTATATATGGGGGTCCCCATCATACCTTATATGAGTTGTTTGTGGAGGTGGTTGAATTTCATGGCCATACTTGTAAAAAGTGGATTCTAATTTGTTCcttgaaaacaaaatttatgtGTGTTAAGTTCGAGATTAAAGTCTTCATAGTTAATTGTGCCTATGACTTCTATGTCATTGTCCTAAGCTGGCAAATCTAATTGGAATTTCCAGATTCATCCTTTATTCCTGATAAGTCAATATCAGTTTTGGTTCATCTATTAATACCTTCAATTACTTTTACTAGATCCTTctaataaataaagaataaaatcatGGGCTTCACATGCATGTTTGTCCCATCTGTCCATCCTCCATTTATTTTGtcactttatgtttttttctaattatttgtATTCGTATGTTTGGAATATCTTCGTATCTGCTTTAATTCAATGGatgtaatgttttttgttttgtatgtgAAGGTTTTGGCACCACTTCCCATTGGCTTTGCTGTATTCATGGTTCATTTGGCAACCATCCCAGTCACTGGCACTGGCATCAATCCTGCTAGAAGTCTTGGTTCTGCTGTTATCTACAACAAAGATAAGCCCTGGGATGACCATGTGAGTGCCCTTTTCCACATTTTAACTTCTTGCTAGTTTtgttattgttatgttgctaaaCGACTAGCCTATGTTTTGTCATGTGgtgatgagaattgattttggttaaaaaacgAGTTAAATGGAAcatgatttatgtttgaatatattCAGAAAACAAATGATTTTCATCAATTCATGTTTGGATCATAATTGCTTTTCCAGTTTTAGGTATGTAATCCAAACATAACTAAGCTCATGTTTGGAATCATCATCGATTTGACCAAGGCACCGTGATTTTGCCAAACCAGCATTGGTTTGTGGCCAACACAATTGGCCATGGAACCAAACATAGGCTTTACATATATTTTTGGCTTGTTTAATAATATACTTAGTTTATACTCTTAATTCTTGTAGGCCATAtaaattatttgtattgaatGAACTGGCATTGTCAAGTTGACAACTAAAAAAAGATAAGGAATATGGAAactttttctaatattttgttCCTTTATGTGTGGTCAGTGGATCTTTTGGGTTGGACCATTCATTGGGGCAGCCATTGCAGCCTTCTACCATCAATTCATCTTAAGAGCAGGTGCTGTTAAAGCTCTTGGATCATTCAGGAGTAACCCTACTGTTTAAGTGCACTGTTCTTCCTCTTCATCATGGTTTTAATGGAAAAGAAGATAATTGAAGAGATGGATTAATTGATGatatttgttttgtatttgCAACACCTCTTCAATTGTGTCTTCAAGATTGTGGATAAGTGTAAATTAAAGTCTCTTTCGTTACAGGGGGAGCCTTTTTACACTTTCCTCTGTATTCTCTTTAGTGTgtcatcttttcttttttaagttatTCTCTTCTGTGATCCTTTGTACTCATATTTATTATggtaaaatattttaagtttaaattATCTATCTCATGATTTCATtcaagataaatataaataatgcaaacttactactAACAATATATTATATAGAAAGAAATGTGTAATGCACTAATGCTACatatgcaattaagcctattgtGATTAGTAGAATTATTTATTTGCTTTAACAAAAACTAATGAAGAATTGCTCCTTTTGATGTGTTGATAATATTGTCTTTGTCCAATATGGTCCACATTATATTGTATCAAAGTGGCAAGTACATTATTTCTGAAATATGTAAGAAACACTTCAGTGTAGTGTTTAGTCTAGTCATATTTCTGCAATACATACTTTATTAGGAACACTTTTAGCATTTGaatttcaaactaaaaaaatatactattaaTACGTGTTGCTTAAAGAAGAAAAGTTCAGAATCCAGTGCTAAAAGTCACTCGGAAGAATGACTCTTAGGATAAGATTATGAAATCTATTGCCACATTTAATAGGTGTGTGTGACTAAAAAATATTAGGCAAATGGTGTTAAAGTGATTACTTTTCATCATGGTGTTCTGAATTGTTATTTTGGTTCTCAACAAATAGAGAGTAGTTTCTATTAAACAAGGAATGGGTTGCTACACAAAATGGGACGATGCAAGAACGTTTAAATGTTGTGAGCTACTACATGGCCTAGGGGAACATTTGAAGCAACAAGATGGGGTGCATAAGTACTTAATTCgtgatttggtaaaaaaaaaaaagtacttaatTCGTGTAAAAGAATAAACTCTTGGAAGTCTTGCAGAAAATGCCTCTTGGTTTTCCATTGATTGTTTTGTAATATTTCTGGATCAATTAATACTTGACTAGACAATTAGTAGGAAAGATAATGTAGCAACTAGGATTGATTTTGTTTAATGTGGCCATGTGCAATTCATTGATAAAGTTAGATGGAATGTTCTCATCACTCTTCTATGGTTGCTATTATTCCCttcgtttctttttaattgtcattttttgagaaaagatttgtttatatttaactgttactttcaaattcaatgtaatattaaatgttgttttaccaatattatccttatatatttattggagagagaaacatatgaaatgaaatattaaattaataatgccattttagtaaaagtaaaaaacaattgtatcaagagtagtaacatttattgattgttttggtttgtgtaaaatgtcaaaaagtgacaattaaaaaggaatgaaGGTAGTATAAGGAAAAAAGAACTATTTTTTAAGCTTATGTATttgatatttaatataaaacaaatacGTCTATTGCCTACTAAGTGATTGGGATTCAGAAGTGAAGGAAATTATTTTATCTACTAATAGTGGACAAATTGAGGTATTAAAAAATCATGCGCCTATTGCCACAACTTTAGATATTGGTATTTTGAAAATACGCCTTAACAATAACAACCGACAATGGGTAACGATGGCTCTGATGAGGGGTTTTGTTAGAATAGGCAATAATGAGATcactattttaataaatgatgcgGAAAAGAGTATTGACATTGATCCACAAGAAGCACAACAAACTCTAAAAATAGCAGAAGCTAACTTGAATAAGGCTGAAGGGAAAAGACAAAAAATTGAGGCAAATCTAGCTCTCCGACGAGTTAGGACATGAGTAGAGGCTATCATAGAGGCTATCAATAAGATCTCGTAACAAGTTGGTCCagcaaaataattaattattggaTAAATCTAAAAggtaaattttttcttataatagacACGAGGGGATAACTAATTTGTAGTTTGTTCCTTCTCTTGACTAGCgatctcttctctcctttttcAATCTATTCTCTTCGGTCTTCAGTTCACCGCATGTTATTTTGAGTGGAATTTCAAGATTTCTTGTTAGTTGTCTAGGatttaaatacaattttatgttttcttcttgtttaattttattttactacactgctattttttattttttggtacatcAACAAATGTTATTCTGATTTTCCATCTTTTGCACTACTAGATATCTTCACtacatcttttaaatttttttaacttaatgTTATTCTGATTTTTCATCTATCAACTTCATTCATTTCTAACTTAGCAAAGTTTTAGATGTcaccttttatttattaaatctgattattatgttttgCTTCGATACTAGCTTGAAgttgaagtttatttttgatttgatttgatttgaactTTGCTTAATTCTAAACTGACTTGAACTTTGCTTTATTAAGAGTTAAACTTTGCTTAATACTAAACTGGTATCATATGTTGAAATGATTCTCCAGTTTGGCCTAATATTTGAAGTTGTTTGCTCTGATATTACGAAGTTGTTTATGTAGTTTAGTGTTCTTAATTACTAAGTTTTTTAGAGGTAGTTGAAAGTGTCATAGGCAGCAATATAAGCTGGGTCTTCTGCACTAAGTGTATCCTTCCCTCGTCCTTCAAGTGTCATTAGAATGGTGGTTTACTATGATATGCAGGTAAAACATggtaatataatatgtaattgCATAAAATGATATACATAAAGTCGGTTGGTGGTTTAGTATTCATGGTATATATATGCAGCATACAAAGAAAAAGCAgcattgatttaattttttaaattttaagtgaACTAATAAATATAACTAAACTAAACCGACCTAAACCATTCAATTTGGTTTAGACATTGAAACTCAAATAAAACTGATGTAGATTAGGTtggtttaaatttttcttttgtccccgtgaacatagctcagttgacagagacatgcattgttatatgcagaggttggggttcgaaccccagacaccccactttcATCTTGAGAAAAGGTGCATTCTAGTCACAAGGTTACTtagccaaaaataaattttttgtcaaaagttGAACCAAATAATTGTTAAATCCCTAATGAAAAAGTCAATAAAACTGGGCACCTCAAATTATGAAAGCTATCTCCACCCCACTTTCTTATAAAGTCccaaaaaataattctaaaatttgACAATTGGATAAGATTCTAAAATTTGGAGGTGTTAAATGTCCactttaaattttcaattttatttatttatttaggattCTACGGTTCATAGGTGTAAAATGATcgcttcaaaattttcaagatttttacACCTTCCGATTCCACAATCCcgcataaaatattaatttcaaaatatcatAACTATTTGCATCATGAATTCTCAAATTTTAAGGTGTAAAATGCTCACTTCAAATTTTTCAAGATTTTGTATACTCCCCTAGATTCTGTAATCCAGAGATGTAAAATATTCACATAATTTTTTACGCCTGCGAATTCTATAATTTAGAGGTGTTAAATGCCCACTTTAAATTTTTCACACCTCATAATTCTACCTACAATCCGGAGTGTAAAAtgttcacttcaaaaattttaaaacttcttGCGCCTCTAAAATGCCACAAACTAAAGGTAAAAAAATGCTCAATTCAAATCTTTTAACGTTTTTTTACATCACAGGATTCTAAGATTCAGAAGTGTAAAATgctcatttcaatttttttagggtttttccATATTTGGACCATACAATCCTGATAAATCTTGTATCCATTGCGTAATGTAGAGAGGGTAAAAATTtgcaaataaaatttttacatcTAAAGATCCTAAAATTCAAATGTGTAAAAGGttcacttcaatttttttagggttttttcaTATTTGGACCGTACAATCCTGATAAATGATAAATCTTGTATCCATTGCTTGATTTAGGGGGTAAAAATTGGCAAACAAAATATCAGATTGATTTAGAGAGggtaaaaatcatatatatttacaGTGTTATCTTGTAAGAGTTAGCCCTTACCATCATTTTGAAGTTTTTAAGAACCATAGAGAAAGTTAATGATAGCTTTCTTAAATTATACATTGGATAGGTCTAGGTGATCCTTATAATTTTACAACTAAAAATTCATGAATTTAATCCATAAACTATCATTCTCTCaccaatttagtctctaaactatacaaatatattaaatagtCTTTAAACTGTGAAATTCAT is from Medicago truncatula cultivar Jemalong A17 chromosome 1, MtrunA17r5.0-ANR, whole genome shotgun sequence and encodes:
- the LOC11422978 gene encoding aquaporin PIP2-2, whose product is MAKDVEVAERGSFSNKDYHDPPPAPLIDAEELTKWSFYRALIAEFIATLLFLYVTVLTVIGYSIQTDVKAGGDACGGVGILGIAWAFGGMIFVLVYCTAGISGGHINPAVTFGLFLARKVSLIRAIMYMVAQCLGAIAGVGLVKAFQSAYFDRYGGGANFLHDGYSTGVGLGAEIVGTFVLVYTVFSATDPKRSARDSHVPVLAPLPIGFAVFMVHLATIPVTGTGINPARSLGSAVIYNKDKPWDDHWIFWVGPFIGAAIAAFYHQFILRAGAVKALGSFRSNPTV